The proteins below come from a single Natrinema sp. SYSU A 869 genomic window:
- a CDS encoding cyclase family protein: MTGHDHETGPSGDSSVDRRNFMRGCGAVAAMAAAGLSVDSVAATDADLRAVLADLPDNWERWGEDDELGALNLLGSEQAYRGMEAAMRRGPKGIERFTLQLPMTGDTINVLTGDADAPTTDTGDPLFPGRTPGRRDNTQDAKSYAEGDVTPNPGGIKYSDDRFVTELFLHGATHMDALGHAWYGDEVYNGHDETVTAQTKEFDRAVPGCVDGEPGEVSETRGHSAADISPLAEAGVAGRGVLLDVGRMRGNDRGWLELGAEVTLEDLRATADAQGVDLRKRDIILFRTGAIERVTDSEAEWDPLNEPGLAFSEDLVRWVHDMEIPLIGADNVAVEKVTQTIDGDQYVIPLHGALLRDLGVSLNEVMRLEDLAAQCADDGIYDFLFASAPLHVERATGGPVNPVALKATKPEKKRD, encoded by the coding sequence ATGACTGGACACGATCACGAGACTGGTCCGAGCGGTGACTCGAGCGTCGATCGACGTAACTTCATGCGAGGCTGCGGTGCGGTCGCGGCGATGGCAGCGGCCGGACTGAGCGTCGACTCCGTTGCGGCGACGGACGCCGATCTCCGGGCGGTGCTCGCGGACCTGCCGGACAACTGGGAGCGGTGGGGAGAGGACGACGAACTCGGCGCGCTCAATCTCTTGGGGAGCGAACAGGCGTACAGGGGGATGGAGGCGGCGATGCGGCGCGGCCCGAAGGGGATCGAGCGGTTCACGCTCCAGTTGCCAATGACCGGCGACACGATCAACGTTCTCACCGGTGACGCCGACGCGCCGACGACGGATACCGGCGATCCGCTGTTCCCGGGTCGGACCCCTGGGCGTCGCGACAACACGCAGGACGCGAAATCCTACGCAGAGGGCGATGTCACGCCCAATCCGGGCGGTATCAAGTACTCCGACGACCGGTTCGTCACGGAGCTGTTCCTTCACGGCGCGACCCACATGGACGCGCTGGGCCACGCCTGGTACGGCGACGAGGTCTACAACGGCCACGACGAGACCGTCACGGCCCAGACGAAGGAGTTCGATCGCGCGGTTCCCGGCTGCGTGGACGGCGAACCCGGCGAAGTGAGCGAGACGCGGGGCCACTCAGCCGCCGATATCTCCCCGCTGGCCGAGGCCGGCGTCGCGGGTCGGGGCGTCCTCCTCGACGTCGGTCGCATGCGGGGCAACGACCGCGGCTGGCTCGAGCTCGGCGCGGAAGTGACGCTCGAGGATCTCCGGGCAACGGCCGATGCCCAGGGAGTCGACCTCCGGAAGCGGGACATCATCCTGTTCCGGACCGGCGCGATCGAGCGCGTGACCGACTCCGAGGCGGAGTGGGACCCGTTGAACGAGCCCGGACTGGCCTTCAGCGAGGACCTCGTCCGCTGGGTGCACGACATGGAGATCCCGCTAATCGGCGCGGACAACGTCGCCGTTGAGAAGGTCACCCAGACCATCGACGGCGACCAGTACGTCATCCCGCTGCACGGCGCGCTCCTTCGCGATCTGGGCGTCTCGCTCAATGAGGTCATGCGCCTCGAAGACCTCGCAGCGCAGTGTGCCGACGACGGAATCTACGACTTCCTCTTCGCGTCGGCACCGCTACACGTCGAACGGGCCACGGGCGGTCCGGTCAATCCCGTCGCGCTCAAAGCAACCAAGCCCGAGAAGAAGCGGGACTGA
- the twy1 gene encoding 4-demethylwyosine synthase TYW1, with amino-acid sequence MSDSANPGADGASADATAEADGGDGDGDGGGPAQVSSPDYHSENHTAAQTCGWTANAMRGEGKCYKNIFYGIESHRCIQMTPVVRCNERCVFCWRDHKGHSYEMDDVQWDDPEEVVDASIKLQKKLLSGFGGNEEVPREVFDQAMEPRHVAISLDGEPTLYPYLPELIEAFHDRDITTFLVSNGTRPEMLRDCDPTQLYVSVDAPERHTFDQVVGAMEDDAWEKLLETMEVLADKDETRTVLRTTLVKGENMHNPDWYAGFYQQADPDFIELKAYMHVGHSRGRLDRSAMPEHEEVIEFAEEIQEYMPGFDEVMGVPASRVALLSKTNDTWVPKLQKGSEFWERDPVTGD; translated from the coding sequence ATGAGCGACTCCGCGAATCCCGGGGCCGACGGAGCGAGCGCCGACGCCACCGCCGAGGCCGACGGCGGCGATGGCGACGGCGACGGTGGCGGACCGGCACAGGTCTCGAGCCCGGACTACCACAGCGAGAATCACACGGCCGCCCAGACCTGCGGTTGGACGGCCAACGCCATGCGCGGCGAGGGGAAGTGTTACAAGAACATCTTCTACGGTATCGAGTCCCACCGTTGCATCCAGATGACCCCGGTCGTCCGGTGTAACGAGCGCTGCGTCTTCTGCTGGCGCGACCACAAGGGCCACTCCTACGAGATGGACGACGTCCAGTGGGACGACCCCGAGGAAGTCGTCGACGCCTCGATCAAACTCCAGAAGAAACTGCTCTCGGGCTTCGGCGGCAACGAGGAGGTCCCCCGCGAGGTGTTCGACCAGGCGATGGAGCCCCGCCACGTCGCCATCTCTCTGGACGGCGAGCCGACGCTGTACCCTTACCTGCCCGAACTCATCGAGGCCTTCCACGACCGCGACATCACCACCTTCCTCGTCTCGAACGGCACTCGACCGGAGATGCTCCGGGATTGCGACCCGACCCAGCTCTACGTCAGCGTCGACGCCCCCGAACGCCACACCTTCGATCAGGTCGTCGGCGCGATGGAGGACGACGCCTGGGAGAAGCTCCTCGAGACGATGGAGGTTCTCGCGGACAAGGACGAGACCCGGACCGTGCTCCGGACAACGCTCGTCAAGGGCGAGAACATGCACAACCCGGACTGGTACGCCGGCTTCTATCAGCAGGCCGACCCCGACTTTATCGAGCTGAAAGCCTACATGCACGTCGGTCACTCGCGAGGTCGACTCGATCGGTCCGCGATGCCCGAGCACGAGGAAGTCATCGAGTTCGCCGAAGAGATACAGGAGTACATGCCCGGCTTCGACGAGGTCATGGGAGTGCCGGCCTCTCGGGTCGCCCTGCTCTCGAAGACCAATGACACGTGGGTGCCGAAATTACAGAAGGGAAGCGAGTTCTGGGAGCGGGATCCGGTCACCGGCGACTAA
- a CDS encoding HAD-IIB family hydrolase, translating to MTADPPLVLDIDGTLTRPEGWGIDPRVFDPLREWDAPVVIATGKAFPYPVALCHFIGIPELVVAENGGVVYTGDDVFFTADREAARAVTEEYRAAGYDLGWGAEDTVNRWRETEIAVNLEQPIEPLREIAAKHGLEVIDTGYAYHVKDTDPNKGEGITTIADHVGIDLADCVAVGDSINDVSTFETVGRGFAVENADEAAKAAADEVLDDVHADGTLALLERVRGGGT from the coding sequence ATGACAGCCGATCCGCCGCTCGTCCTCGATATCGACGGCACGCTGACCCGCCCCGAAGGCTGGGGGATCGATCCCCGCGTCTTCGACCCGCTCCGCGAGTGGGACGCGCCCGTCGTGATCGCGACCGGGAAGGCCTTCCCCTACCCCGTCGCCCTCTGTCACTTCATCGGCATCCCCGAACTCGTCGTCGCCGAGAACGGCGGCGTTGTTTACACCGGCGACGATGTCTTCTTTACTGCCGACCGGGAGGCCGCCCGGGCCGTCACCGAGGAGTACCGGGCCGCCGGCTACGACCTTGGCTGGGGCGCAGAAGACACCGTCAACCGCTGGCGGGAGACCGAGATCGCCGTCAACCTCGAGCAACCGATCGAACCCCTTCGCGAGATCGCCGCGAAACACGGGCTCGAGGTGATCGACACTGGCTACGCCTACCACGTCAAGGACACCGATCCGAACAAGGGTGAGGGGATCACGACGATCGCCGACCACGTGGGTATCGACCTCGCGGACTGCGTGGCCGTCGGCGACTCGATCAACGACGTCTCGACCTTCGAGACCGTCGGTCGCGGGTTCGCCGTCGAAAACGCCGACGAGGCGGCGAAAGCGGCCGCCGACGAGGTGCTCGACGATGTGCACGCCGACGGGACGCTCGCCCTCCTCGAGCGAGTCCGAGGCGGCGGAACGTAA